From the genome of Fibrobacter sp., one region includes:
- a CDS encoding DUF4416 family protein, translating to MTNIPTQEDNQYDETFTVSMLADNHYENWWAINRYMEVVQSGRTDANPIKNRAHRVYGRDGIYRNRLTYIPWIDFHAADDVAQEYMIVRFERCRFQTLSPLQLKPGAIDPITFNLTVKYEIRRVIRMPDPNDLMEAICVSQGSDSYMKY from the coding sequence GTGACGAACATTCCTACGCAGGAAGACAACCAGTATGATGAAACGTTCACCGTATCCATGCTGGCCGACAACCACTACGAAAACTGGTGGGCAATCAACCGTTACATGGAGGTTGTCCAGAGTGGCCGCACCGATGCAAATCCGATCAAAAACAGGGCTCACCGTGTCTACGGTCGTGATGGGATATACAGAAATCGTTTAACATACATTCCATGGATTGATTTCCATGCGGCCGACGATGTTGCCCAAGAATACATGATTGTTCGCTTTGAACGTTGCCGTTTCCAGACACTTTCACCGCTGCAGCTCAAGCCCGGCGCTATCGACCCGATTACATTCAACTTGACAGTCAAGTACGAGATCCGACGTGTCATCCGTATGCCAGACCCAAACGACTTAATGGAGGCAATCTGCGTTTCGCAGGGATCTGACTCGTACATGAAATACTAA
- the infA gene encoding translation initiation factor IF-1 encodes MAKEQGISVRGVIIEEMGNAFFKIQIESGHHVQARVCGQMVKHNIQVHRDDSVLVEISPYDLERGRITWVYK; translated from the coding sequence ATGGCTAAAGAGCAAGGCATAAGTGTCAGGGGCGTTATTATCGAGGAAATGGGTAATGCCTTTTTTAAAATCCAGATCGAATCTGGACATCATGTGCAGGCCCGTGTATGCGGCCAGATGGTAAAGCACAATATACAGGTACATCGTGACGACTCAGTTCTAGTTGAGATCAGCCCATACGACCTAGAACGTGGCAGAATTACATGGGTCTATAAATAA
- a CDS encoding transposase: MEQQCGRKIELRLTKEQERVCIRSCAAARRAYNWKLAQQNAAYEEAKKLVPEGTKPKCKLGTPIDWHKEWVLYKRLEGNEWLLELSKCCGQEALRDLGTAWKKFFSNKGKHPRFHKFGINDSFRVTGSVYIGRDFVQIPTLGKVKLKEKDYIAIPDGVDKVPLSMATISRTADRWYVSFAYVTDIVPVNETIEITDDEYDIVGVDLGIKDLAITSYGEAIHNPIAYRKHLTRLKRQQRSVTRKRKGGKNRKKAVKLLARIHRKITNIRVNSAHQCTTELTRKLAPKVLVIETLKPKNMSRNRKLASSILDANFGRIHTQLEYKCRWHNIHLIKAPQFYASSKYCSNCGCYKKEDLKLTTREWTCPHCGFHHDRDVNAARNLRFYGLWLYGFATQQTAARYAVEACPCSECCREGSGSEPHPKDLRLQFFETQEQCRSLKQEITQSLIIDDPIVQNG; encoded by the coding sequence ATGGAACAGCAGTGTGGCAGAAAGATAGAGCTACGGCTCACCAAGGAACAGGAACGGGTATGCATCCGCTCTTGTGCTGCCGCACGCAGGGCATACAACTGGAAACTTGCCCAGCAGAACGCTGCCTACGAGGAAGCCAAGAAGTTAGTCCCAGAAGGAACCAAACCCAAGTGCAAGCTAGGTACTCCGATAGACTGGCATAAGGAATGGGTACTTTACAAGAGGCTGGAAGGTAACGAATGGCTGCTTGAGCTTTCTAAGTGTTGCGGTCAGGAAGCCTTGCGAGACCTTGGCACTGCGTGGAAGAAGTTCTTCAGTAACAAGGGTAAGCACCCACGATTCCATAAGTTTGGCATCAATGACAGCTTCCGTGTGACTGGTTCAGTCTATATCGGAAGGGACTTTGTGCAGATTCCTACTCTAGGCAAGGTCAAGCTGAAAGAAAAAGATTATATCGCTATTCCAGACGGAGTGGATAAAGTGCCTTTGTCTATGGCTACCATATCTAGGACAGCAGATAGATGGTATGTATCGTTTGCCTATGTTACCGATATAGTCCCAGTTAACGAAACAATAGAAATCACGGATGATGAGTACGATATAGTTGGCGTAGACCTCGGCATCAAGGATTTAGCCATCACATCCTATGGTGAGGCCATACATAATCCTATTGCTTATAGAAAACACTTAACCCGTTTGAAAAGGCAACAACGCTCGGTAACTAGAAAAAGAAAAGGTGGCAAGAACCGCAAGAAGGCAGTTAAGCTACTTGCTAGGATTCATCGTAAGATAACTAATATCCGTGTTAATTCAGCCCACCAGTGTACTACGGAACTGACTCGGAAACTTGCACCAAAGGTGCTTGTCATCGAGACATTGAAGCCTAAGAATATGAGCCGTAACCGCAAGCTGGCTTCATCTATTCTGGATGCAAACTTTGGCAGAATTCATACTCAGTTGGAATACAAGTGCAGATGGCACAACATCCATCTAATCAAGGCGCCCCAGTTCTATGCAAGCAGTAAGTATTGTTCAAACTGTGGTTGCTACAAGAAAGAAGATTTGAAACTTACTACTCGTGAATGGACTTGCCCTCACTGTGGCTTCCATCACGATAGAGATGTAAATGCGGCCAGAAACTTACGTTTCTACGGCCTGTGGCTGTATGGCTTTGCTACACAGCAAACTGCGGCAAGATATGCCGTTGAAGCTTGCCCTTGCAGTGAATGCTGTAGGGAAGGTAGTGGTTCCGAACCACACCCCAAAGACTTGAGGTTACAGTTCTTTGAAACACAAGAACAGTGCAGGTCGTTGAAGCAGGAAATCACCCAATCATTGATAATAGATGACCCTATTGTGCAAAATGGTTGA
- a CDS encoding glycosyltransferase, with protein MIGVIIPCHNDKLIHDTVARLHRQPCEIFVVLDRITTDLPDYVHVVKNTEGDGFLAGKCRDMGLVEAEKTCDSFIFLDDDCAPQEFIVQAHKEWLDLDIPMITIGRRLEKQYNWRDLREYSNEMSSLGLFDSHGTMFNNASLLKKCMGIWSCNFGINRKAVILVRRMMEMYFNTAGRIFSPAFDGKWGGEDSFLSYIAWSCRINMFYLPYGSNAVLHQDHARPKDKYNLDHVDILNKEVTSLSKKLVTEKLTPKFFVV; from the coding sequence ATGATCGGCGTCATTATTCCATGTCATAATGATAAGTTGATTCATGATACGGTTGCTCGTTTACATCGGCAGCCATGTGAAATATTTGTTGTATTAGACCGAATTACGACCGATTTGCCTGACTATGTGCATGTCGTGAAAAATACTGAAGGCGACGGGTTTCTTGCCGGCAAATGTCGTGATATGGGGTTGGTTGAAGCGGAGAAGACTTGCGATTCGTTTATTTTCTTGGATGACGACTGTGCGCCGCAAGAATTTATTGTTCAGGCTCATAAAGAATGGCTTGACTTGGATATTCCTATGATTACGATTGGCCGCCGATTAGAAAAACAATATAACTGGCGTGACCTAAGGGAATATTCAAATGAAATGTCCAGTCTTGGATTATTCGATTCGCATGGGACAATGTTTAATAATGCATCGCTACTTAAAAAATGCATGGGGATATGGTCATGCAATTTTGGGATTAACAGGAAGGCGGTTATATTGGTCAGACGTATGATGGAAATGTATTTCAATACGGCCGGTCGAATTTTTTCGCCTGCATTTGATGGCAAATGGGGTGGCGAGGATAGTTTCCTGTCATATATTGCGTGGAGCTGCCGCATTAACATGTTCTATCTTCCATATGGATCTAATGCGGTATTGCATCAGGACCACGCACGCCCCAAAGACAAGTATAATTTGGATCATGTAGATATACTAAATAAGGAAGTCACCAGTCTATCTAAGAAACTGGTGACTGAAAAGTTGACTCCTAAGTTTTTTGTGGTCTAG